GTGGGAGAAGTTGAGCCGGAATACATCCACACCGGCTTTTACCATTCCTTCCAATACTTCGCGACTGGAAGACGCTGGTCCAACAGTGGCAACGATTTTGGATTTACTTTGAATTTTTCTCATGATGTCAAATCAATAAATTTTGTGCAGATTTCAATTCATTCGGATCCAGTTGAAAAGCCATCTGCACGTTGGCGATCTGTTTCAGTTTACCGATGATCTCCCTGAATCTTTTTTCCGGCATGTGCCCTTTGACCATCAGGAAGTAATCTGCCTGTTTGGCTTCGGGCACAAGCATTCCCTTTGCATTTCGATTGCAAACGATGTGGTAGGTCACATGGTCTTCAGGATCATCAAATGTATAGAAAGAAAATGAATTCCCTTCCGATCTGGCACTGGGAAAGATTTCCAGGTCTTCCGTTCTTTCCAGTGTGAGGTTCAGTTCCCTGTTCACAGCCCAGCATAGACGGTAATCTTTAAGCGGGCTGCTGATACCGGCCAGAAGAAAATCAAAGTCATCATCCAGGGTCAGTATCTTTTTCTTGGCCATGTGGTTGTTGTTATTCCTTTGCCTCCAGTTTCTCGAGTGCCTGGTGGGCAGCGTCAAATTCGGCGGCTTTTTTGGATGTTGCGGTGGCGCTACCCATGACCTTTCCGGCCACGATGACCACCACATCAAACAGTTCCTTCCCGTCTTCAGTAACCTGTTTTTTGCTCCTGAATTGCACGGCACATTTTTCCCGTTGGCTCCATTCCAGTATGCGGCTTTTGGCATTTTTCTTCCAGTTGCCCATTTCTTCGGGGTGGATATATGTGGGTACCAATGCGTGAATAATTCCTTTGCAAGTTCGCTTATAACCCCTATCGATATAGAGCGCACCGATCAAGGCTTCAAATGCATTACCCGCCATGGAAGTGGATGGAAGATCGGAATCTGTTTCGTGGATTAACAATTCATGAATTCCCATTTCCAGTGCGATGCGGTTGAGGTTGTCTCGCTTCACCACCTGCGCCCGAATCTCGGTCAGTTCTCCTTCGGTCTTATCAGGAAAGATGGTGCACAGGTAGTCTGCAACCACCGCACCCAAGACCGCATCCCCTAAAAACTCAAGCCGTTCATTGCTTTGGGCACCGTTTCCCTGTTGCTGGCTGAACGATTTATGGGTCAGCGCCTGGTGATACAACGCCAGGTTACGGGGTTTTACGCGGAAAATAGATATAATGAATGTAGTGATAACTTTGGTCCTGGGGTCTCTATTGGAGAAAAGGACCAAGGTTCATTCGAATTTTTTAAAGATCACGGAGGCATTATGTCCTCCGAATCCGAATGTATTACTGAGCGCGGCATTGACCTCCCTTTCCTGGGGTTTGTGGAAAGTGAAATTCAGCCTGTTATCAAAGGCCGGGTCGTCGGTGAAGTGGTTGATGGTGGGAGGCACCATGTTGTTCTTGACCGCCAGGATGGATGCGATGGCTTCAATGGCACCGGCAGCGCCCAACAGGTGTCCGGTCATCGATTTGGTTGAACTGATGTTCAGCTTATACGCCTGGTCTCCGAAAACTTTTTCAATGGCGGCTACTTCCGCAATGTCTCCAAGAGGTGTGGATGTACCGTGTACGTTGATGTAATCAATCTGATCTGCTTGCATACCGGCATCTTCCAGGGCCTGCTTCATCACGTTGCTGGCACCCAAACCTTCGGGGTGCGGTGCAGTGATGTGATGCGCATCTGCCGTCATGCCGGCACCAACCAGTTCCGCGTAGATCTTCGCACCCCTTTTCAGGGCATGCTCCCTTTCTTCCAGGATTACACATCCGGCACCTTCACCGAGAACAAATCCGTCGCGGTCTAAATCAAAGGGGCGGGAAGCTGTTTGCGGACTGTCATTCCTTTCCGAAAGGGCATGCATCGCATTGAATCCGCCTACACCTGCCTCATTGATGGCCGCTTCGGAACCACCCGCTACAATGGCGATGGATCTGCCGGTACGGATGTATGTGAATGCATCGATCAACGCATTGGTTGAGGATGCACATGCAGACATGGTGGTGAAATTGGGACCACGGAATCCGTACCGCATGGAGATATGACCCGAAGCGATATCCGCAATCATTTTGGGGATGAAGAAGGGGTTGAACCGAGGTACACGGCCCCCTTCAACAAATCCGATACATTCATGAAGGAAGGTATCAATTCCGCCGATGCCGGATCCCCAGATCACGCCGATGCGGTCCTTGTCGAGACCGTCGGCGTTCAGACCGGCATCTTCCACTCCCTGTGCGGTGGCCGCCATGGCGTATTGCGAATAGGGGTCCAGGCGCTTCAGTTCCTTCCTGTCCACATAAGTGAGGGGATCAAATCCCTTCAATTCGCATGCGAACTGCGTACGGAACTTTGATGCGTCGAACCTGGAAATAGGCGCAGCTCCGCTCACCCCATTCAGTAAACCGTTCCAGTAATCCGAAACGGTGTTACCAAGAGGCGTGACGGCACCCAGGCCGGTTACCACTACCCGCTTTAACTCCATGAAAGGTCCTTTGGGAAAGGATTATTTTGCGTTCTGCTCGATATAGGAGATTGCCTCTCCAACGGTACCGATCTTCTCAGCCTGATCGTCGGGAATGGCAATGTTGAATTCCTTTTCGAATTCCATGATCAGTTCCACCGTATCCAAAGAATCTGCTCCCAGATCGTTGGTGAAGCTTGCTTCCGGTGTCACTTCGTTTTCGTCTACTCCCAGTTTGTCAACAATGATAGCTTTAACCCTAGATGCTACGTCAGACATAGCTACTCCTTTCTTTTTTGATTAGTGAAAAACAGGTGCAAATAAATGAATTTCTGGATTGATTATCAAAAATATTTTCTGACCCTGAAACCCCAATAAAAAAGGGCTTTCACAATATCTTCCTTATCTTTTGGCCATCTTTATCCGCCATATGGCAGAACCGTTTTAACAACCACATGCAAGAAAAAGCAAACCAATTGGAAGATCGCATCCTGGAGGTGTTTCGTTCCGCACCGCATCGCCATTTCAACTACAAGCAAATGGCCAAACAGTTGGGACTGATGAAAGCGCCCGATAGGAAAAGGCTGATGGGGTTGATGGAGAAGCTGACTGCAAAAGGTCTGTTGCAGGAAGAAAAGCGCGGTTCATTTTCACTCAAGCAAAAGCAGCAACGACTGGAAGGGGTGATTCAGATCATCACTTCGGGTGCCGCCTTTGTGATGATTTCAGATTCTTCCCAGGACATTTTCATCAAACAGCATCACATCGGGTCGGCGATGAACGGTGATACGGTGGAAGTGAAACTGCTGCCCAAAAAATCCGGTAAACGGCCCGAAGGCGAGGTGGTGAATGTGGTGAAAAGAGCGCGTGAAACGTTTGTGGGAACCATCACGGTCGAAAAAAAATCCGCCTTTCTCATACCGGATCAGGCACGGGGCATTCCTGATATCTTCATCCATCCGGACAAGTTGAACGGTGCAAAAGACGGCCAGAAAGCCCTGGTGAAGATCACCGAATGGCCCGACGCCATTCATGGTCCGGAAGGAGAAGTGACCGAAGTACTCGGCTACCCCGGTGACAAAACCGTTGAACAGCATTCGATCCTAGCAGAGTATGGTTTCCCGCTCGGCTTCGAACCGGAGGTGGAGAACGAAGCCAATGCCATACCAGATGTAATCACACCCGATGAGATTTCCAAGCGGAGGGATTTCCGCGGGGTCACCACGTTCACCATCGACCCCGTGGATGCAAAAGACTTCGACGATGCGCTTTCGATTCGACAGCTCGAGGATGGTAAATGGGAAGTGGGCATCCACATCGCCGACGTCTCTCATTATGTGCGCCCCGACAGCCATCTCGACCATGAAGCTTACCGCAGGGGTACCTCGGTGTACCTGGCCGATGCCGTGGTGCCAATGCTACCCGAACGCCTGTCGAACGGGATATGCTCGCTCAGACCCAACGAAGAAAAACTCTGTTTCTCTGCCGTATTCACGCTTGACGAAACCGCACGCATCCATGATGCGTGGGTGGGCAGAACCGTGATTTTGTCTGACCACCGTTTTACATACGAAGCGGCACAGGAGATCCTGGAAGGAGGGGAAGGCGCCTTTGCATCCGAACTGAAACAACTGGATACGCTGGCCAAAGTGCTACGCAAGATCCGGTTCTCAAATGGGGCCATCGCATTCCAAAGCATCGAAACACGGTTCCGGTTTGACGACCAGGGCAAGCCCGTGGAGGTTTACATCAAAGAATCCAAAGACAGCAACCAACTGATCGAAGAATTCATGCTGCTGGCCAACAAGCACGTGGCCGAACATGTAGGCAAAAAACTCCGGAAGCCCTTTGTGTATCGTACGCATGATTCACCGAAAGCCGAGAAACTGCAGATCTTTTCCAGTTTCATCTCCCGGTTCGGATATAAGATCGAAACCAACTCCAACCGCGCATTGTCCAATTCCCTCAACAAGCTGATGCAAGACATCAAGGGAAAAGGGGAGGAGAACATCATTGAACAACTCTCGATCCGGACCATGGAAAAGGCGATTTACACCACCGAGAACATTGGTCACTACGGACTGGCATTCGCATACTACTCCCATTTTACCAGCCCGATCCGGCGATACCCTGACATCATGGTGCACAGATTGCTGGCAGACTACGATGCCGGAAGAAAGTCTCCTGATGTGGAAGGTCTTGAAAGCAAGTGCAAACACGCATCGGAAATGGAGCGCAAGGCAACCAGCGCCGAAAGGGCTTCGATCAAATACATGCAGGTACACTTCCTGGCAGACAAAGTGGGGCAGTTCTACGAAGGAATCGTATCAGGCGTGACCGAATGGGGCCTGTTTGTGGAGATCATTGCCAACAAGTGCGAAGGACTGGTGCGCCTGCGTACGATGGATGATGACTACTACGTGTTCGACGAGGATAACTTTTGCGTGAAAGGCAGTCGCACCGGCAAACAGTACAGACTGGGTGATCGCGTAATGATTGTGGTGAAAAAAGCGGACCTGATCCGAAAACAACTCGATTTCGAACTGATCCCTTCCGAATATTAAATGAAACTCAGGCGGCTCATAAGGTCTTCCTTATAGGAACCACCGATGGGAATCACCTTCTTATCCTGACCGATGATCAGGTTGGAGTCTTCAATGACATCAATCTTGTCGATGTTCACGATAAAGGACCGATGCGCCCTGACAAAATTCTTGAGCGGCAACTTTTTCTGGATGTCCTTCATGGTAGAGTGAATGGTATATCGTTCCGTGACGGTGTTCACCACCACGTAATCCTTCAATGCTTCCACATACAGGATGTCTTCCACTTTCACTCGCTTCTGCCTGGAGTTGGATTTGATGAAAACGCTGTCGGAAGTAGCATTGCTGATGATAGCTGAATAGATATCACGTTCCTTGCGAACAGTAGAATCAAGCGAGTATTTGTGCAGCGCAATCTCCACCGTGGTTTTCAAGTCGATTTCTTTGAATGGCTTGATGATGTATCCGAAAGGTTCGGCATGCTTGGCCCTGTTGATGGTGCTTTCGTCAGCATAAGCGGTCAGAAAGATCACAGGAATATCCAGCTCCTTCCACATTTGTTTGGCGGCTTCGATGCCATCCATGTCTCCTTTCAACATGATGTCAACAAGCGCCAGATCCGGTTTTTTATCCCGTGCAGATTCCACCGCTTCTTCGCCGGAGGAAACCACGTCGGTTATTTTGTAACCGAGTTTGGACAGGCTGTTCTGAATGTCTTTTGCAACGATCTTTTCGTCTTCAACAATTAAAATGGAGGTATGTGCCATGGCCGGGTCTATACTAAAATCAACTTCCGCTTGGGAATCGTTAGGAATCGGTTTGTTTCATCTGATGCTGAAATACTATTTTGAATCGGCTGCCCTTTGGGGATGAACTCCAGGTAAGTTTGCCTCCCAACTGCTCTACGAGGGCAACGACCAATTGCAAACCAAGGCTTCTTGTCTTCTCTATCTCCAAACCTTTGGGGAGTCCCTTACCGTTGTCTTCTACGGTTAAGACTGCCTCATCACCCTGAATTTGCATTTTAATGTCAATCTTGCCACCAGCCTTGCCCTGGAAAGCGTACTTCAATGAATTTGAAAGCAACTCATGGACGATCAATCCACAGGGAATGGCGGTGTCCAAATTTAGAAACACATCACCTATCTGTTGGCCTATTTCGATGGAACTACCAACAACTCCATATGAACGAAACAAATTATCAGACAAACTTTGTATGTACTCGGCAAAGTTGATGTGCGACAAGTTCTTTGCCTGGTACAGACTTTCGTGGATATAAGCCATCGACTTGATCCTGTTCTGGCTTTCCCTGAGAATATTCAACGTTTTGGGGTCTTCCACATAGGACGACTGCAGGTTGAGTATGGATGAGATCACCTGCAGGTTGTTTTTCACCCTGTGGTGTACTTCTCTCAAAAGCACTTCTTTTTCCCTGAGCGATTCCTTGATCTGTTTTTCTGCATGCACCTGCTCAGTGATGTCTTCGAGATACACGGTAGCAAAATATCCCTTTTCATTTCTCCGAAGTGAACTTTTGTAAGACCAGAAAATCTCCTGGTTTTTTTGGTTCACCACCCGCACGACCCCCCTCGCAAACTTTTCCTTCCTCAGTATTTTCAGGTAATCATTGAATTCCTTTCGGTAAACAGAGGCAATAAAAGTTGCCGCTTTTTTTCCGATCAGTTCTTCCGATCCATATCCGATCCATGTTGCTGCCACAGCATTCACCGATCGGATCACGCCTTTCATGTCGTGAGTAAGAATGATAATCTGGCTGTTTTCTACCAGGTCCCTGTATTTTTTTTCGCTGGCCCTGAGTTCCTTTTCCTTCCGCTTCTCTTCGGTCACATCCCTGGCGACCGTTACCGAACCGAGTCTGTTTCCTTTGGCATCAAGCAACATCGACGTACTGATGAAAAGCGGAAATTCTTCTCCGTTTTTTCTTTTTCCCACGATCTCGAATTGTGCGAATTTATTTTTCCGCAGTTCGGTACCGACGTGGTTCACGGTGGGTTTCTTAGCCGACAGCAGACTGATATGTTTGCCAAGAATTTCCTTTTCAGAATAGCCGAAGACCTCTTCTGCACGCCTGTTGAATTTGGTGATATTGCGGTTTTCATCCAGCGCAACGATGGCATCTGCAGAACTGTTCACCATGTTTTCGATGTAGTTGCGGGAGTCGGCCAGTTCCTGTTCAACGCGGATTCTTTCTTCAATCTCACGTTGCAATTCCAGGTTGATCTCTTCCATTTTCTCGGCACGAATGCGTGCCTCTTCCGCCTCTTTCTGTTCAGTGATGTTCCTGGAAATACTGATTACATTCTTCATTTTCCCCTTGCTGATGAGATTGGGGATAAGGATGCTCTGGTACCAAAGCAACTTGCCACTGCCATCGGGCTTCTTGACCGCCGTTTCAAATGACACACTCTTTCCTGTTCTGAAGATTTCCGCCGTATGTTTTTTGGTGGGTTCAACATACGCGGGATCAGTAAAGCTGTAAGTCTTTTTCCCGATCACCTCTTCACGCCGGAAATGAGGAGAGGGGTTGTGGATGTCCTTGATCACACAATCCTTATCGATGATCAGAAACGTTTCATTCAGGTTTTTCAGAATGAGCGTCCAACGGTCTTCTTCCTTCTTCCTGGATTCCGCCTCATGGATGTGTTTGGTGATGTTGCTCATCCGGATCAACCACTGCCTGTTCTTGGGTTTACCGATGGCGTTCACCACCGTCATTATCCATGTTTTGCCTTTACCAGGCAACTTGAATCCATAGGTAGTTTTGAAAAATTTCTTTTTATTGACTTCCTGGGTAGCCGATTTAGCGAATTCTTCATTGGCCGATTTACCGATCCTTGGGATGCCTTTGCTGCGGGTTAATTTGGTGAGATCTTTATAACCGAACAACCGGATCGCTGCGCCATTGGCATGCCAGACCGCTAATGTTTTAGGGTCCATCAGCAAGAGTGCATCCTCGCAATCTTCAAATGCCAGGTTCAGCCACAGGTCTTTCTGCCCGGAAGGTGGTAACTTGGATTTCTTACTGGTCTTCATAGGCCGGCGTATCAGGTTTTACCTTTACCCCGTCAAACTTGACCTCCGCGCCATTGCGGTACTGTGTGAGCAGCAGTACGGATCCGTCTTCATTGTACTTGATCCATTTTCCTACTTTCTTGCCGTCGCGGTATTTGCCTTCTTCCTGCAAACGTTTGTTGGGGTAGTATGATTTATGCTTGCCCACGGGAATGCCCAACATGTAGGATCCTACAAACTTGAGTTCACCGTTCTTGTGAAAATGTTTCCACTCCCCGTCGCGTTGGCCATCTTTGTAGCTTCCTTCCTCCCGGTACTTTTCGAGTTCATAGAACCAGGGGCCTTCCTTGTAGCCGTCAATATAATCACCCTTTGTGATCACCGTACCGCTGTCGCTGTATTCCACGAAGGGGCCGTCTTCCTTGCCCCGCCGGAAGTTTTCCTCCCTCAGCAACTGGCCCGTTTTATAGTACCATTGCCATTTTTTGTTGGGCTGGCCATCCACATATTCGCCTTCCTGTTCAACTTGTCCGTTCTCATAATAATAGACCCATTTCCCAACTCTTTTCCCATCCTTGTAGGTGCCCTTGGCTTTCAGGGTTCCATCGGGATAGTTTTCCTCCCATGGTCCTTGTTTGATTCCACCCAGGTCCATGATGCCTTTTCCAAGCACCACTCCGTCGTTATACAGGGTGGAAGCCGTCACCACTCCGTTTTCATCGAATTCCTGAAAGACCCCGTCCGGCTGGCCTGATTCATTGTAAGTACCCCTCGCTTTAACGTGTGCGTTTTCATCGTATTCGAGGCGTACATCTTTTGTGGCCAGTTCTTCTGCATCCTTCACTTCCACACCCGCTTCATACTTTTTGATCTCAATCAGTTTTCCTTTGTTGGTAAAGGTCTTGTAATAACCATGAAGCAAGTCATCCTTGTAATCTGCTTCCCATTTCAGTTCACCGTTCTCATAAAAACCCTTCCACTTGCCCTGTTTCCTGCCCTGCTTGTCCTTTCGGTTGATTTTCTCCTGGCGCACCATGAATCCTTTCCGGTATGTCCAAAGGGTGATGATGGTGCTGTCTTTGTCAAACTCAAAGCCTGATCCATTTTCCTTGCCATTTTCAAAAGGGATGATTTTCTGGACTTCGCCGGTCTGAAAATAACTGATCGTTTCCCCTTCCTTGAGGTCATCCTTGTACATTTCCGACGTGGTTAACCGCCCTTTCGGATCATACATTTTCCGGATTCCACTTTTCTTTCCCAACTCATAGGTAACTTCCATCTGGATGCGGCCACTGTCGCTGTAAAACTTCCATACACCATCCAGTTGATGGTTTTTTCTGCTTCCTTCGGATACCAGTTGGCCATCCTCGTTGTAGTTTTTCCATACCCCTTCGGGCTGACCGTTCACCATCAAGCCTTCACTGGATACAATGCCATTGGGATGATAAAGCTTGGTATATCCGTTGGCGCCGCCCTGGGCCTGCACATATGCACAGCACCAAAGGACAAACAACAAGATGATATAAGCCTTCCGGATCATGGGGTTAAAGTCCTAATTTTTCTGAAATTTCCAACATCCTCAGGATGGAACCTTCCGCTTTTTTGCGAAGGTTCTCTTCGAGAACGATCTCAGGTTTTTCGTATTTCAAACATACATACACTTTCTCGAGTGTATTCAACTTCATGTGCGGACAATCATTACACGCACATGCATTGTCGGGTGGCGCAGGGATAAAGGTTTTACCCGGTGCCTCCTTGTGCATCTGGTGAAGGATCCCTGATTCGGTAGCTACGATGAATTCTTTTGCCTCATCCCGGATGGCATATTTCAGGAGACCTGTGGTGGAGCCTACGTAGTCGGCCAGTTCAAGAACAGCATCTTCACATTCGGGGTGGGCGATGAATTTGGCGTTGGGATGCTGGGCTTTCAATCCGATGATCTTTTCGAGGGAGAATATCTCGTGTACCATACAGCTTCCGTCCCATATCTTCATCTTGCGTCCCGACTTCTTTTGTAGCCATGCACCCAGGTTTTTATCAGGCGCAAAAATAATAGGCTGGTCTTCCGGGATGCTTTCGATGATCTGTAATGCGTTGGTGGATGTGCACACAATGTCCGTCAACGCCTTGATCTCGGCCGAACAATTCACATAAGACACCACCACGTGCCCAGGATGCTGGTCAACAAATTTCTTAAAAGCATCCGGCGGACACGAATCGGCAAGCGAACAACCTGCTTTCAAATCAGGGAGCAAAACTTTTTTACCCGGACTCAGGATCTTAGCGGTTTCAGCCATGAAATGAACACCGGCAAACAAAATGATATCCGCATCGGTTGCAGCAGCCTGCTGCGAAAGTCCGAGGCTGTCGCCCACATAATCGGCAATATCCTGGATGTCCGCATCCTGGTAATAGTGCGCCAGAATGATTGCATTCTTTTCTTTTTTCAGCCTGGCAATCTCTGCGAACAAATCCATTGTCGGATCCACTTCCACATCCAGGTACCCTTTTTCCTCAATCTGCGTATTCATAACTCGGCTTCGTTTCCAAACTTCCTTTTAACAGTATCAACAAACACTATTTAAATAATCTTTAATCTTTTGTAAATCTATGTTAATGTTATTAGCGTGTTGAAACCGTAAATAACTATTTACCTCGTGGTTTGCTTTTTGACTTTTTGAATATTACCTAACAAACCTTGGACTGATTGTTAAAATTAAAGAGCATGACAACAACTAATTAGCTCTTTATCCACAAGGTGTTCATAACAAAGTTATGGATAATTATCTGATCATTTTGGTACCTGCCCACACTTCGAAAATTGTTCATGTTTTACCTAAATGTTCCCTCTTTAAAATTTGTGAGGGAATGTGATTTTCATATTAGGTGCTCTTTACTGAACCACCAAATATTTTTTTTGTCAGAATTCAACAAGTTGTTGGCCATTGTTCAATAAGATGTGAACAACCCAAAACCACCCTGAATCTTGTTGTTGCATATTAAGGTCTGTCACCGGTCAGCCGTTGTCTTATCCCCCGGTTTCCATTATTTTTGCCTGAACCCTGTAAAGTCTTGCCTGTGAAAGTTGCGATAGGAAGTGATCATGCCGGCTTCAAACTGAAGCAGTATCTGGTGGATGTATTGAAAAGCAAAGGCATGGAGATCCTGGATGTGGGTCCCTTTTCAGAAGAACGTGTAGATTATCCTGATTTCGCTCACCCGGTGGCGGAAGCAGTGGAATCCGGAAAAGTAGACATGGGTCTGATCATGTGTGGCAGTGGGAATGGTATCAATATGGCAGCCAATAAGCATGCGGGGATCCGGTCGGCTTTGTGCTGGAATCCGGAAATAGCAAAACTGGCCCGTGAACACAATGATGCCAATGTGCTCGCCCTTCCGGCACGGTTCCTGACTGAAGAACAAGCCAGGGAAATACTCGAAGCATTTCTCGCTGCCAGATTTGAAGGTGGCCGACATGAAGAAAGAATACGTAAAATACCCCTTCATTCCTAAAAGAAAGTGTATGCGTAAACAACTTCTATTCTTGCCGGGAGTACTCCTGCTGGCATACGGATTACCTGCTCAAGCCGGACCCGGGCTGGATACCACGTCTGTGAAGTATGCCAATACCATTACGGTTGACGACATCAGTAAACACATGCATGTATTGGCATCAGATGAATTCGAAGGCCGTGAAACAGGAATGGAAGGGCAAAAGAAAGCAGCCAGGTATATTGCGCAGCAGTTCAACCGCATCGGTATTCCACCTTATAAAGATTCCACTTACTTTCAATCGTTTCCTTTGCTGCTACAGAAGCCTTCAGGAAGTACGGTAACCGTGGGAGGCAAAACCTTTGAGTTCCTGAAAGACTTTTACTACTTCCCGGGTGTGGAAGATCAGCAATGGACGGTACAGGATGTGCTTTTTTTGGGATATGGTATTGCAGAAGAAGATGGGTACAATGATTATAAAGGTCACGATGTAGCAGGTAAAGTACTCATGGTCATCAATGGTGAGCCGCTCGATAAGGATAGCAATTCGGTTGTAACCGGATCACCCAAGAAATCAATCTGGACTACCAACTATAGAACAAAAGGCAGAACCGCCTTGGAAAAAGAGGCAAAAGCCCAGTTTGTGGTGATGGAAGATGTGCAGAAGAACATCGCCCGCTTCCGCCACTATATTGAACAACCTTCCATGAAGCTGGATGTGGTATCCGAAGATGAAGATCCGAACCGGAAGCGTGTTCCTCAGATCTACATTTCTTGGGACCTGGCCAATGCCATTCTCAAACAGGGTGGAAGTAAGAAGGATATACAAGGTTATATTTCCGAGATCAGTAAAAAGAAAAAACCGGTTTCCTTTGATGCCCGGGTAGGTGTGGGATTGGATGTGAAAAAGGTGTCGGAAAAACTCATGTCCGAGAACGTGCTCGGCTATATAGAAGGAAGCGATAAGAAAGATGAACTGGTGATCGTGACCGCCCACTATGATCATATAGGAAAAGATGGAGATGAAATTTTCAACGGTGCCGATGATGATGCCTCCGGAACTACCGCCCTGTTGGAAATCGCCGAGGCATTTGAACGTGCGAAAAAGGAAGGGCACGGACCCAGAAGAAGTATATTGGTCATGACCGTTGCGGGCGAAGAAAAAGGCCTGCTGGGATCACAATGGTATTCTGAAAATCCCGTGTATCCGTTGAACCAGACTGTCGCAGACCTTAACATAGATATGATCGGAAGACAGGATGAAAAGTACAAGGACAATCCGGATTATATCTACCTCATCGGGTCCGACAAACTCAGCAGTGAGTTAAAAAAGATCAATGAGGAAAACAACCAGAAATACACCCAGCTCGAACTCGACTATACCTACGATGACCCCAATGATCCGAACCGGTACTACTACCGTTCAGATCATTATAACTTTGCCAAAAACAACATCCCCATCATCTTTTACTTCAACGGTACCCATGCGGATTATCACAAATCCACCGATACCGTAGAAAAAATCAATTTTAACAAGATGGAAAAGATCACGCGACTGGTGTTCCACACTTGCTGGGAGCTAGCCAACCGCAATGAACGCATCAAGCTGGATCCAAAGAAAGATTCCGAATAACCCCTACCTCCCCGACATGGACCAAAAGACCCTGGATAATTTTTTAAAGAAAAGCGAAAACAAAGCTTTTGACAAGGAACACCGACGCAAACTGGTGTTCAACATCACCCAGTACGACAATACGGTTGTCAAAGGAAAACAACAATTTTCCAACCTCGAGCTGGCCCGGCAACGCGCTGCATCCCGCAAGTTCAAGGCCATAGAAAACCTGGACAAGTACCTCATTGAGTTTGAAGCCAATTTCACCAGAAACGGCGGCAAGGTGATCTGGGCCCGCAATACGGAAGAAGCCCAACAGGAAATCCTGAAGATCCTGCAAAGCGTGAATGCCAAATCGTTGGTGAAATCCAAATCGATGATCACCGAAGAGATTCACCTGAACCATTTTCTGGAGCAACATGGCATCGAATCGGTGGAAACCGATCTGGGCGAATACATCGTTCAGATGGCAGGTGAAACGCCCTATCACATCGTTACGCCGGCCATGCACAAGTCGAAAGAAGATGTTGCCAAGTTGTTTCATGAGAAAGTAGGAACACCGCTCGACAGCACCCCGCAGGATATCACAGCGTATGTGAGAAAAGAACTGCGTGAAAAATACCAGCGTGCGGATGCCGGTATTTCGGGTGCCAACTTTCTGCTGGCAGACAGCGGCTCCATCGCCCTCACGGAAAATGAAGGCAATGCCTACCTGAGCGTGGGTTTCCCGAAAGTACACATCACTGTGGTGGGACTCGAAAAGATCCTGC
The DNA window shown above is from Flavobacteriales bacterium and carries:
- a CDS encoding M28 family peptidase, which produces MHVLASDEFEGRETGMEGQKKAARYIAQQFNRIGIPPYKDSTYFQSFPLLLQKPSGSTVTVGGKTFEFLKDFYYFPGVEDQQWTVQDVLFLGYGIAEEDGYNDYKGHDVAGKVLMVINGEPLDKDSNSVVTGSPKKSIWTTNYRTKGRTALEKEAKAQFVVMEDVQKNIARFRHYIEQPSMKLDVVSEDEDPNRKRVPQIYISWDLANAILKQGGSKKDIQGYISEISKKKKPVSFDARVGVGLDVKKVSEKLMSENVLGYIEGSDKKDELVIVTAHYDHIGKDGDEIFNGADDDASGTTALLEIAEAFERAKKEGHGPRRSILVMTVAGEEKGLLGSQWYSENPVYPLNQTVADLNIDMIGRQDEKYKDNPDYIYLIGSDKLSSELKKINEENNQKYTQLELDYTYDDPNDPNRYYYRSDHYNFAKNNIPIIFYFNGTHADYHKSTDTVEKINFNKMEKITRLVFHTCWELANRNERIKLDPKKDSE
- a CDS encoding iron-sulfur cluster-binding protein, which gives rise to MDQKTLDNFLKKSENKAFDKEHRRKLVFNITQYDNTVVKGKQQFSNLELARQRAASRKFKAIENLDKYLIEFEANFTRNGGKVIWARNTEEAQQEILKILQSVNAKSLVKSKSMITEEIHLNHFLEQHGIESVETDLGEYIVQMAGETPYHIVTPAMHKSKEDVAKLFHEKVGTPLDSTPQDITAYVRKELREKYQRADAGISGANFLLADSGSIALTENEGNAYLSVGFPKVHITVVGLEKILPSMNDLALFWPLLATHGTGQNMTVYNHIVSGPRKHSEVDGPDEMYVVLLDNGRTELLSHHEQRQALHCIRCGACLNACPIYQSIGGHSYGTTYSGPIGSVITPHFDGMEKYRHLSFASSLCGRCTEVCPVRIDVHKLLMLNRRDVSVADQVPKMESRIVYFWKKAMLNRKLMEMGGSSIKNMAMKYMLKGSWGKHREVPRIAPKSFSRLWREKKGMF